A single window of Pyrus communis chromosome 10, drPyrComm1.1, whole genome shotgun sequence DNA harbors:
- the LOC137747394 gene encoding probable polygalacturonase has product MLEALPLGRFHHQRLDLKRWFPTFLSSHKTLFTVLWIAAFASVFLWQRNIVDGFSIFRRAPARAMPKLRPVAFNLTEFGAVGDGVTLNTEAFEKAVLAISKLGKKGGGQLNVPPGRWLTAPFNLTSHMTLFLAEDAEILGIQDEKYWTLMPPLPSYGYGREHHGPRYGSLIHGQNLKDIVITGHNGTINGQGQTWWKKYRQKLLNNTRGPLVQIMWSSDILISNITLRDSPFWTLHPYDCKNITVRNVTILAPVLEAPNTDGIDPDSCEDMVIEDCYISVGDDGIAIKSGWDQYGISYGRPSRNILIRNLVVRSMVSAGVSIGSEMSGGVSNVTVENLLVWSSRRAVRIKTAPGRGGYVRQITYRNLTFDNVRVGIVIKTDYNEHPDEGYDRKALPVLEDISFTSVHGQGVRVPVRIHGSEEIPVRNVTFRDMSVGLTYKKKHIFQCAFVQGRVIGTIFPAPCENLDRYDEQGKLVNHSASQNMTDIDYDF; this is encoded by the exons ATGTTGGAGGCCTTGCCGCTAGGACGGTTCCACCACCAGAGGCTTGACCTGAAGCGGTGGTTCCCCACCTTCTTGTCCTCCCACAAAACCCTCTTCACCGTGCTCTGGATCGCCGCTTTCGCCTCGGTTTTCTTGTGGCAGAGGAACATTGTAGATGGGTTTTCGATATTCAGGCGAGCTCCGGCGAGGGCGATGCCGAAGCTGAGGCCGGTGGCTTTCAATTTGACGGAATTTGGGGCTGTGGGCGATGGGGTTACTTTGAACACTGAGGCGTTTGAGAAGGCGGTGCTGGCTATTTCTAAGCTGGGGAAGAAAGGCGGTGGGCAGCTCAATGTGCCTCCGGGACGGTGGCTAACGGCGCCGTTTAACCTCACTAGTCACATGACTCTGTTTCTTGCTGAAGATGCTGAGATACTTGGAATTCAG GATGAGAAGTATTGGACCTTGATGCCACCATTGCCTTCGTACGGGTATGGGAGAGAGCATCATGGGCCTCGGTATGGAAGTCTGATTCATGGTCAAAATCTTAAAGATATTGTTATAACAG GGCATAATGGTACCATAAATGGACAGGGTCAAACATGGTGGAAGAAGTACCGCCAGAAGCTTCTCAACAACACTCGGGGTCCACTTGTTCAGATTATGTGGTCTAGCGACATTTTGATCAGTAATATAACATTGCGTGATTCTCCTTTTTGGACACTTCATCCATATGACTGCAAGAACATTACTGTTAGAAATGTTACAATTTTGGCTCCCGTACTTGAAGCTCCAAATACTGATGGAATAGATCCTG ATTCATGTGAGGATATGGTGATTGAGGACTGCTACATTAGTGTAGGGGATGATGGGATTGCAATAAAGAGTGGCTGGGATCAGTATGGTATTTCTTATGGACGGCCATCGAGGAATATACTCATTAGAAATCTTGTTGTCCGCTCTATGGTCAG TGCTGGCGTATCAATTGGCAGTGAGATGTCTGGTGGGGTTTCGAATGTCACTGTGGAGAACCTGCTTGTGTGGAGCTCAAGGCGTGCTGTTCGGATCAAGACTGCCCCTGGAAGAGGCGGATATGTGCGACAAATAACCTATAGGAATCTGACATTTGACAATGTTCGAGTTGGAATTGTTATCAAGACAGACTACAACGAGCACCCCGATGAGGGGTATGATCGAAAGGCTCTTCCAGTGCTTGAGGACATAAGCTTCACAAGCGTCCATGGACAGGGAGTTCGTGTGCCTGTCCGTATCCATGGGAGTGAAGAGATTCCAGTGAGAAATGTGACTTTCCGGGACATGTCCGTTGGGCTAACATACAAAAAGAAGCACATTTTCCAATGTGCCTTTGTTCAAGGTCGTGTGATAGGGACCATCTTCCCTGCCCCATGCGAGAATCTTGACAGGTACGACGAGCAAGGAAAGCTGGTGAATCACTCTGCATCCCAGAACATGACAGACATAGATTATGATTTTTGA